A genomic window from Heptranchias perlo isolate sHepPer1 chromosome 20, sHepPer1.hap1, whole genome shotgun sequence includes:
- the c20h2orf42 gene encoding uncharacterized protein C2orf42 homolog isoform X2, with amino-acid sequence MEQHPERTKTPAFLADLGKPTLRGIKKCPKCGTFNGTRGLSCKNKSCGAVFRDGARKQQPSIDAVRIVTGSASQVYSVRLRDRGPDYRGFVELGTTEAIQTVDGTIITHITGRCMVPTCFKVSSQGVSENQCQHIKLAMECHMEATPHTLKSSVLNSLQVSTETKQAIWTLATESSGPLVQRITKTIMVVKCKASPKHSLGFLHVSFHEKTRTKGVMEHKFYCSCQAFKASKLSSSKEETPKRCIHFYACVCAFASDEKLGREFSYFINFDSAGLQANSERRLLAIYPQDHTTQAAASAVPKAKKRKKDDVTAGSQPIDESQVTLSFQDWLVSVTERINQTMHYQFDGKPEPLVFHVPQAFFDALQQRISMGSKKKRLPNSTTGFVRKDALPLGTFSKYTWQITNVLQVKQIFDTPEMPLEVTRSFIENRDGTYELFKCPKVQVESIAEAYGRVEKQPTIRPLELKTFLRVGNMSPDQKEPTPFIIEWIPDILPRSKIGEMRIKFEYGHHRNGHVEYREQQPSPEQTLELSPSLATINIH; translated from the exons ATGGAGCAACACCCAGAGAGGACAAAAACCCCGGCTTTTCTAGCTGACTTGGGCAAACCTACTCTCCGGGGCATCAAGAAGTGCCCCAAGTGCGGCACATTCAACGGTACTCGTGGGCTGAGCTGCAAGAATAAAAGCTGTGGTGCTGTCTTCAGGGATGGAGCCCGGAAACAGCAACCCAGCATTGATGCAGTTCGCATAGTCACTGGATCTGCTTCACAGGTGTACTCGGTGCGGCTTCGAGACCGAGGACCTGACTACAGGGGCTTTGTGGAACTGGGCACAACCGAAGCGATTCAGACAGTGGATGGCACCATTATTACCCACATAACCGGTCGATGCATGGTACCCACCTGTTTCAAAGTATCTTCTCAAGGAGTCTCCGAGAATCAGTGCCAGCACATCAAGCTCGCCATGGAGTGTCATATGGAAGCCACTCCGCATACTCTGAAGAGCTCTGTGCTGAACTCTCTTCAAGTGAGCACTGAAACCAAGCAGGCTATCTGGACCTTAGCGACTGAGTCGAGTGGACCCCTGGTCCAGAGGATCACTAAGACAATCATGGTGGTGAAGTGCAAAGCCAGCCCGAAGCACAGCTTAGGCTTTCTGCACGTTTCTTTCCATGAGAAGACTCGGACTAAAGGTGTGATGGAGCACAAATTCTACTGTTCATGCCAGGCTTTCAAAGCCAGTAAATTGAGCTCCAGCAAAGAGGAGACACCAAAACGATGCATCCACTTCTACGCATGTGTCTGCGCTTTTGCCAGTGATGAGAAGTTGGGGCGAGAGTTTTCGTATTTCATCAACTTTGATTCCGCTG GGCTTCAGGCAAATTCTGAGAGGCGATTGCTGGCAATTTACCCCCAGGACCATACAACCCAGGCTGCAGCAAGTGCAGTTCCAAAAGCAAAGAAGAGGAAAAAGGATGATGTAACTG cTGGGAGTCAACCCATAGATGAATCCCAAGTGACCCTGTCATTTCAAGACTGGCTTGTTAGTGTTACTGAACGCATCAATCAAACTATGCATTACCAATTCGATG GGAAACCGGAGCCGCTTGTGTTCCACGTTCCTCAGGCCTTTTTTGATGCCTTGCAGCAGAGGATTTCTATGGGCAGTAAAAAGAAACGTCTTCCCAACTCCACCACAG GTTTTGTGCGGAAGGACGCGTTGCCTCTGGGAACGTTCTCCAAGTACACCTGGCAGATCACAAAcgttcttcaggtgaagcagataTTTGATACCCCTGAG ATGCCCCTGGAGGTTACCCGCAGTTTCATTGAAAACCGCGATGGCACTTACGAGTTGTTCAAATGCCCGAAGGTTCAGGTAGAAAGTATTGCAGAGGCCTACGGCCGAGTGGAGAAGCAGCCAACAATTCGGCCACTGGAACTCAAAACCTTCCTGAGAGTTG GGAACATGTCCCCTGACCAGAAAGAACCCACTCCTTTTATCATTGAATGGATCCCAGATATTCTGCCCAGATCGAAGATCGGAGAAATGAGGATTAAGTTCGAGTACGGTCACCACCGGAATGGACACGTTGAGTACAGGGAACAGCAGCCCTCTCCGGAACAGACTCTTGAGCTCAGTCCTTCCCTAGCCACCATCAATATTCACTGA
- the c20h2orf42 gene encoding uncharacterized protein C2orf42 homolog isoform X1 — translation MEQHPERTKTPAFLADLGKPTLRGIKKCPKCGTFNGTRGLSCKNKSCGAVFRDGARKQQPSIDAVRIVTGSASQVYSVRLRDRGPDYRGFVELGTTEAIQTVDGTIITHITGRCMVPTCFKVSSQGVSENQCQHIKLAMECHMEATPHTLKSSVLNSLQVSTETKQAIWTLATESSGPLVQRITKTIMVVKCKASPKHSLGFLHVSFHEKTRTKGVMEHKFYCSCQAFKASKLSSSKEETPKRCIHFYACVCAFASDEKLGREFSYFINFDSAGRCRNPGLQANSERRLLAIYPQDHTTQAAASAVPKAKKRKKDDVTAGSQPIDESQVTLSFQDWLVSVTERINQTMHYQFDGKPEPLVFHVPQAFFDALQQRISMGSKKKRLPNSTTGFVRKDALPLGTFSKYTWQITNVLQVKQIFDTPEMPLEVTRSFIENRDGTYELFKCPKVQVESIAEAYGRVEKQPTIRPLELKTFLRVGNMSPDQKEPTPFIIEWIPDILPRSKIGEMRIKFEYGHHRNGHVEYREQQPSPEQTLELSPSLATINIH, via the exons ATGGAGCAACACCCAGAGAGGACAAAAACCCCGGCTTTTCTAGCTGACTTGGGCAAACCTACTCTCCGGGGCATCAAGAAGTGCCCCAAGTGCGGCACATTCAACGGTACTCGTGGGCTGAGCTGCAAGAATAAAAGCTGTGGTGCTGTCTTCAGGGATGGAGCCCGGAAACAGCAACCCAGCATTGATGCAGTTCGCATAGTCACTGGATCTGCTTCACAGGTGTACTCGGTGCGGCTTCGAGACCGAGGACCTGACTACAGGGGCTTTGTGGAACTGGGCACAACCGAAGCGATTCAGACAGTGGATGGCACCATTATTACCCACATAACCGGTCGATGCATGGTACCCACCTGTTTCAAAGTATCTTCTCAAGGAGTCTCCGAGAATCAGTGCCAGCACATCAAGCTCGCCATGGAGTGTCATATGGAAGCCACTCCGCATACTCTGAAGAGCTCTGTGCTGAACTCTCTTCAAGTGAGCACTGAAACCAAGCAGGCTATCTGGACCTTAGCGACTGAGTCGAGTGGACCCCTGGTCCAGAGGATCACTAAGACAATCATGGTGGTGAAGTGCAAAGCCAGCCCGAAGCACAGCTTAGGCTTTCTGCACGTTTCTTTCCATGAGAAGACTCGGACTAAAGGTGTGATGGAGCACAAATTCTACTGTTCATGCCAGGCTTTCAAAGCCAGTAAATTGAGCTCCAGCAAAGAGGAGACACCAAAACGATGCATCCACTTCTACGCATGTGTCTGCGCTTTTGCCAGTGATGAGAAGTTGGGGCGAGAGTTTTCGTATTTCATCAACTTTGATTCCGCTGGTAGGTGCAGAAATCCTG GGCTTCAGGCAAATTCTGAGAGGCGATTGCTGGCAATTTACCCCCAGGACCATACAACCCAGGCTGCAGCAAGTGCAGTTCCAAAAGCAAAGAAGAGGAAAAAGGATGATGTAACTG cTGGGAGTCAACCCATAGATGAATCCCAAGTGACCCTGTCATTTCAAGACTGGCTTGTTAGTGTTACTGAACGCATCAATCAAACTATGCATTACCAATTCGATG GGAAACCGGAGCCGCTTGTGTTCCACGTTCCTCAGGCCTTTTTTGATGCCTTGCAGCAGAGGATTTCTATGGGCAGTAAAAAGAAACGTCTTCCCAACTCCACCACAG GTTTTGTGCGGAAGGACGCGTTGCCTCTGGGAACGTTCTCCAAGTACACCTGGCAGATCACAAAcgttcttcaggtgaagcagataTTTGATACCCCTGAG ATGCCCCTGGAGGTTACCCGCAGTTTCATTGAAAACCGCGATGGCACTTACGAGTTGTTCAAATGCCCGAAGGTTCAGGTAGAAAGTATTGCAGAGGCCTACGGCCGAGTGGAGAAGCAGCCAACAATTCGGCCACTGGAACTCAAAACCTTCCTGAGAGTTG GGAACATGTCCCCTGACCAGAAAGAACCCACTCCTTTTATCATTGAATGGATCCCAGATATTCTGCCCAGATCGAAGATCGGAGAAATGAGGATTAAGTTCGAGTACGGTCACCACCGGAATGGACACGTTGAGTACAGGGAACAGCAGCCCTCTCCGGAACAGACTCTTGAGCTCAGTCCTTCCCTAGCCACCATCAATATTCACTGA